The Rhodococcus sp. X156 genome window below encodes:
- a CDS encoding TauD/TfdA family dioxygenase — protein sequence MTTSTALQPITGPAAWTGAELAGSTEWVYLLSDAEIAELEEAGRRFVTDNPDLRTVTPADYPLPVCAAGIATWTHDLDRGRGFVLVRGLRTELYSDAVSGAIFFLLGLYLGAPMPQNQMGDLVDHVVATSNKTMDDPEALPSRVRDKLEFHSDSSDVVGLICLRGAKSGGESRLISGAALYNRVLELRPDLAPLMFEPWYWDWYKQDHDAPAKTYVSPMVSHTDGVFSIYAGGSMIWSAQDYPETPRLTDAQKELLELIPEITADESLPLDMQFQPGDMQWLLNYAALHSRREFTDFPSMQKRRHLLRLWLRRHEQRPLVPSFGKPVTADKAPQQEGGSFDIVEAVIPQETWGL from the coding sequence ATGACGACCTCGACGGCGCTGCAGCCGATCACCGGACCCGCGGCCTGGACCGGCGCCGAGCTCGCCGGCAGCACCGAGTGGGTGTACCTGCTCAGCGACGCCGAGATCGCCGAGCTGGAGGAGGCGGGCCGCCGGTTCGTCACCGACAACCCCGACCTGCGCACCGTGACCCCGGCCGACTACCCGCTGCCGGTGTGCGCGGCGGGCATCGCCACCTGGACCCACGACCTGGACCGAGGCCGCGGCTTCGTGCTGGTGCGCGGCCTGCGCACCGAGCTGTACTCCGACGCGGTGTCCGGCGCCATCTTCTTCCTGCTGGGCCTGTACCTGGGGGCACCCATGCCGCAGAACCAGATGGGCGACCTGGTGGACCACGTGGTGGCCACCTCCAACAAGACGATGGACGACCCCGAGGCGCTGCCCTCGCGGGTGCGCGACAAGCTGGAGTTCCACTCCGACTCCTCCGACGTGGTGGGGCTGATCTGCCTGCGCGGCGCCAAGAGCGGCGGCGAGAGCCGGCTGATCAGCGGTGCGGCGCTGTACAACCGGGTGCTCGAGCTGCGTCCGGACCTGGCACCGCTGATGTTCGAGCCCTGGTACTGGGACTGGTACAAGCAGGACCACGACGCACCCGCCAAGACCTACGTCTCGCCGATGGTCAGCCACACCGACGGCGTGTTCAGCATCTACGCCGGCGGCTCGATGATCTGGAGCGCGCAGGACTACCCGGAGACCCCGCGGCTCACCGACGCCCAGAAGGAGCTGCTGGAGCTGATCCCGGAGATCACCGCCGACGAGAGCCTGCCGCTGGACATGCAGTTCCAGCCCGGCGACATGCAGTGGCTGCTGAACTACGCGGCCCTGCACTCGCGCCGGGAGTTCACCGACTTCCCCTCGATGCAGAAGCGTCGCCACCTGCTCCGGCTGTGGCTGCGCCGCCACGAGCAGCGCCCGCTGGTGCCCAGCTTCGGCAAGCCGGTCACCGCGGACAAGGCCCCGCAGCAGGAGGGCGGGTCGTTCGACATCGTCGAGGCCGTCATCCCCCAGGAGACCTGGGGGCTGTAG
- a CDS encoding cytochrome P450 yields the protein MAQQRTVIDFDHHREEFREHATTAYARVRESCPVAWTPAHDGYWVTSRYADIVRIARDDVTFSSARGANPQRGTAIVIPRGPGLEQFPIELDPPRATVYRELVNPLLTREAVAELVPMIHRHTDEVIDAFIADGHADLVAQLTNPLPTAVTLDWLGFPREDWKRLAGPVHDIFAAAPGSERAARGGQALGWMETRIRDLLAARRAEPRADVLSRLVVQTRPDGTRFDDDELVSVVFLLIAGGVDTTTSLTGSTLVHLARNPADRARLIADPELLPAATEEFLRVFAPSQSMARTVTTDTEVGGCPMSRGERVLIPWVAGNFDPEVFTDPEQVQLERNPKGHLSFGIGSHRCAGAHLARAMFTAMLTRVLQRLPDYQVDEAGLARYESCGSQAGWDRVPVTFTPGSRLDSAAPVRPGVRPAVVVSRQQWTADVVALDLAAPDGAALPPWRPGAHVALTLPSGATRHYSLCGDPDDLSRYTVAVRREAAGRGGSAEVHQVLLPGTTVGMSAPRERFGLAEAPWRTFIAGGIGITPIIAMVRSLVARGDTAWDLLYCGRDTALMPLLAEVRALGGRVHVSGEQGRVDLDAVVAGLPAGAAVFCCGPDSLMDGVAAAVAHTDTPLFVERFGAGAEVDVLGPDAAGFAVHLQRTGRSLAVAADQTLLQAVREVVPGVASDCEEGYCGSCEVRVLAGPVVHRDSVLTAAERARSESMMLCVSRCAAGQELVLDL from the coding sequence GTGGCGCAGCAGCGAACGGTCATCGACTTCGACCACCACCGGGAGGAGTTCCGCGAGCACGCCACCACGGCCTACGCCCGGGTGCGGGAGTCCTGCCCGGTGGCGTGGACGCCGGCGCACGACGGGTACTGGGTGACCAGCCGCTACGCCGACATCGTGCGCATCGCCCGCGACGACGTCACCTTCTCCTCCGCCCGCGGCGCCAACCCGCAGCGGGGCACGGCCATCGTGATCCCCCGCGGGCCGGGCCTGGAGCAGTTCCCCATCGAGCTGGACCCGCCGCGGGCCACCGTCTACCGGGAGCTGGTCAACCCGCTGCTCACCCGGGAGGCGGTGGCCGAGCTGGTGCCGATGATCCACCGGCACACCGACGAGGTGATCGACGCCTTCATCGCCGACGGCCACGCCGACCTGGTGGCGCAGCTGACCAACCCGCTGCCCACCGCGGTGACCCTGGACTGGCTGGGCTTCCCTCGGGAGGACTGGAAGCGCCTGGCGGGGCCGGTGCACGACATCTTCGCCGCCGCCCCGGGCAGCGAGCGGGCCGCCCGTGGGGGGCAGGCGCTGGGCTGGATGGAGACGCGCATCCGCGATCTGCTCGCCGCCCGGCGCGCCGAGCCGCGCGCCGACGTGCTGAGCCGGCTGGTGGTGCAGACCCGCCCCGACGGCACCCGCTTCGACGACGACGAGCTGGTGTCGGTGGTGTTCCTGCTCATCGCCGGCGGGGTGGACACCACCACCTCGCTCACCGGCTCCACCCTGGTGCACCTGGCCCGCAACCCCGCCGACCGCGCGCGACTGATCGCCGACCCGGAGCTGCTGCCCGCGGCCACCGAGGAGTTCCTGCGGGTGTTCGCCCCTTCGCAGTCGATGGCCCGCACCGTCACCACCGACACCGAGGTGGGCGGTTGCCCCATGAGCCGCGGGGAGCGGGTGCTCATCCCCTGGGTGGCCGGCAACTTCGACCCCGAGGTGTTCACCGACCCCGAGCAGGTGCAGCTGGAGCGCAACCCCAAGGGGCACCTGAGCTTCGGCATCGGCAGCCACCGCTGCGCAGGGGCGCACCTGGCCCGGGCGATGTTCACCGCCATGCTCACCCGGGTGCTGCAGCGGCTGCCCGACTACCAGGTGGACGAGGCGGGGCTGGCGCGCTACGAGTCGTGCGGCAGCCAGGCCGGCTGGGACCGGGTGCCCGTCACCTTCACCCCCGGTTCGCGGCTGGACTCCGCCGCCCCGGTGCGACCGGGCGTGCGGCCAGCGGTGGTGGTGAGCCGCCAGCAGTGGACCGCCGACGTGGTGGCGCTGGACCTCGCCGCCCCCGACGGCGCCGCCCTGCCGCCGTGGCGGCCCGGTGCGCACGTGGCGCTCACCCTGCCCTCGGGCGCCACCCGGCACTACTCGTTGTGCGGCGACCCGGACGACCTCTCCCGCTACACCGTGGCGGTGCGGCGGGAGGCCGCCGGGCGCGGCGGCTCGGCGGAGGTGCACCAGGTGCTGCTGCCCGGCACCACGGTGGGGATGTCCGCACCGCGCGAGCGCTTCGGGCTGGCCGAGGCACCGTGGCGGACGTTCATCGCCGGGGGCATCGGCATCACCCCGATCATCGCGATGGTGCGCTCGCTGGTCGCCCGCGGCGACACCGCCTGGGACCTGCTCTACTGCGGCCGGGACACCGCGCTGATGCCGCTGCTGGCGGAGGTGCGGGCCCTGGGCGGGCGGGTGCACGTCTCCGGCGAGCAGGGCCGGGTGGACCTGGACGCGGTGGTGGCCGGCCTGCCCGCGGGGGCGGCGGTGTTCTGCTGCGGCCCGGACTCGCTGATGGACGGGGTGGCTGCGGCGGTGGCGCACACCGACACCCCGCTGTTCGTGGAGCGCTTCGGCGCCGGCGCTGAGGTGGACGTGCTGGGCCCGGACGCGGCCGGCTTTGCCGTGCACCTGCAGCGCACCGGCCGCTCGCTGGCGGTGGCGGCCGACCAGACGCTGCTGCAGGCGGTGCGCGAGGTTGTGCCGGGCGTGGCGTCGGACTGCGAGGAGGGCTACTGCGGCTCCTGCGAGGTGCGGGTGCTGGCCGGGCCGGTGGTGCACCGCGACAGCGTGCTCACCGCCGCGGAGCGCGCCCGCTCGGAGTCGATGATGCTGTGCGTGAGCCGCTGCGCGGCCGGGCAGGAGCTGGTGCTCGACCTGTAG
- a CDS encoding IclR family transcriptional regulator: MSALTTSTGPATADDHDDGSAQGRGRAPAIQAVERAAVILAAFTPQRPRMSLNEITAALGTSKATAHRYTKALRAANLLRYDPTETVYSLGPQILTLAAAARSALPVIKIAEPFMDQLLRQVQETVVLSVWDGESPIVVASNDNTDHVARVAVRLGARLSPTASAQGRVFCTFLPEGEVPMLKREMQTNPDFAEELVGIRETKVSVKSPVVNGLRTLAAPVFQDGRVVAALAVIATSVAGQQGEDETIAALQQTAELISAELGRA, translated from the coding sequence GTGAGTGCACTGACAACCAGCACGGGTCCGGCCACGGCCGACGACCACGACGACGGGTCTGCGCAGGGCCGGGGCCGGGCGCCGGCCATCCAGGCGGTGGAGCGGGCCGCGGTCATCCTGGCTGCGTTCACCCCACAGCGACCGCGGATGAGCCTGAACGAGATCACCGCGGCGCTGGGCACCAGCAAGGCCACCGCGCACCGCTACACCAAGGCGCTGCGGGCGGCGAACCTGCTGCGCTACGACCCCACCGAGACGGTGTACTCCCTGGGCCCGCAGATCCTCACCCTGGCCGCGGCCGCCCGCTCGGCGCTGCCGGTGATCAAGATCGCCGAGCCGTTCATGGACCAGCTGCTGCGCCAGGTGCAGGAGACGGTGGTGCTCAGCGTCTGGGACGGGGAGAGTCCGATCGTGGTGGCCTCCAACGACAACACCGACCACGTGGCTCGGGTGGCAGTGCGCCTGGGCGCGCGCCTGTCGCCCACCGCCTCCGCCCAGGGGCGGGTGTTCTGCACCTTCCTGCCCGAGGGCGAGGTGCCCATGCTCAAGCGGGAGATGCAGACCAACCCCGACTTCGCCGAGGAGCTGGTAGGTATCCGCGAGACCAAGGTGAGCGTGAAGTCGCCGGTGGTCAACGGGCTGCGCACGCTGGCGGCGCCGGTGTTCCAGGATGGCCGGGTGGTGGCGGCGCTGGCCGTCATCGCCACGTCGGTGGCCGGGCAGCAGGGCGAGGACGAGACCATCGCCGCCCTGCAGCAGACCGCCGAGCTGATCTCCGCGGAGCTCGGCCGGGCCTGA
- a CDS encoding zinc-binding dehydrogenase, with protein sequence MSRDVLAAVVTTPGRAPELQTVSLDDPRPGEVLVRLAATGICATDLHFSHDVSRPSVLGHEGAGHVEEWGEGVSRFAVGDAVIASFARCGTCLRCRTGEPAYCREFDRLNFTGGRADGSSTITVDGAGAYAHFLGQSSFATHMLVRESSLVALPAGVDPAAVAPYGCGLMTGAGAVLNVLKPGPADTVAVFGAGTVGLAAVMAAAAAGAREVVVVDLSTERLALAKELGATRTVLPEELAATLAEVAPDGVDHAVESTGVGRVLHTAVESLNRRGTCAVVGIGAETTISLDWRTVLNGRTVTGVISGSSLPDVAIPSLLALAEAGRFPAEKLMQSFAFADVAEAWEHTRSGAVVKAVLTF encoded by the coding sequence GTGTCCCGTGACGTTCTCGCCGCCGTGGTGACCACCCCCGGCCGCGCCCCTGAGCTGCAGACGGTCAGCCTGGACGACCCGCGCCCCGGCGAGGTGCTGGTGCGCCTGGCCGCCACCGGCATCTGCGCCACCGACCTGCACTTCTCCCACGACGTCTCCCGACCGTCGGTGCTGGGCCACGAGGGCGCCGGCCACGTGGAGGAGTGGGGCGAGGGGGTCAGCCGGTTCGCCGTGGGCGACGCGGTGATCGCCAGCTTCGCCCGGTGCGGCACCTGCCTGCGCTGCCGCACCGGTGAGCCCGCCTACTGCAGGGAGTTCGACCGGCTGAACTTCACCGGCGGCCGGGCCGACGGCTCGTCCACCATCACCGTGGACGGGGCGGGTGCGTACGCGCACTTCCTGGGCCAGTCCAGCTTCGCCACCCACATGCTGGTGCGCGAGTCCAGCCTGGTGGCGCTGCCGGCTGGGGTGGACCCCGCCGCGGTCGCCCCCTACGGGTGCGGGCTGATGACCGGGGCCGGTGCCGTGCTCAACGTGCTCAAGCCCGGCCCTGCCGACACGGTGGCGGTGTTCGGTGCCGGCACGGTGGGCCTGGCCGCGGTGATGGCGGCGGCCGCCGCCGGAGCACGGGAGGTGGTGGTGGTCGACCTCAGCACCGAGCGCCTGGCGCTGGCCAAGGAGCTGGGCGCCACCCGCACGGTGCTGCCCGAGGAGCTGGCCGCCACCCTGGCGGAGGTGGCCCCGGACGGGGTGGACCACGCGGTGGAGAGCACCGGGGTGGGCCGCGTGCTGCACACCGCCGTGGAGTCGCTGAACCGCCGCGGCACCTGTGCGGTGGTGGGCATCGGGGCGGAGACCACCATCAGCCTGGACTGGCGCACCGTCCTCAACGGCCGCACCGTCACCGGCGTCATCTCCGGCTCCAGCCTGCCCGACGTGGCCATCCCCAGCCTGCTGGCGCTGGCCGAGGCCGGTCGCTTCCCCGCGGAGAAGCTGATGCAGTCGTTCGCCTTCGCCGACGTCGCCGAGGCCTGGGAGCACACCCGCAGCGGCGCGGTGGTCAAGGCCGTGCTCACCTTCTAG
- a CDS encoding ABC transporter permease has product MSSVATITPDPAPPAPAPTPGGPPRWLRVDGSAVGQLGITVLAVAGALLLSTLLVAATGGSPWAVATAIVQGGVGDAAAWSQTLTVAAPLLLVAVGACVASRAGVFNIGQEGQVLLGAMGGTFIALKMAGPSTAVIVVSLLAGALLGGVLAGISSLLFRIRRVNIVVSTLLLSFVAIQVVSYAVSTPWLLQEPRKSASGTAASQSALIPADVRLPTIGEYPGLALSAGLILAVLAACLAWTVLSRTAWGFRIQMLGLNPLTAAHAGVRVALVSAAALAFSGAMAGVAGAVIVEGSAFRLQPAVSNNFGWDGLLVALIARNRPLVAIPVAIAFGALRTGSNFLASTGVPIYLVNVVQSLLVLAFVIAPAISLVLARRRLNRGTAA; this is encoded by the coding sequence ATGAGCTCCGTCGCCACGATCACGCCCGACCCGGCGCCGCCCGCCCCCGCACCCACCCCCGGGGGCCCGCCGCGGTGGCTGCGGGTGGACGGCTCGGCCGTCGGCCAGCTGGGCATCACCGTGCTCGCGGTGGCGGGCGCGCTGCTGCTGTCCACCCTGCTGGTGGCCGCCACGGGTGGCTCCCCCTGGGCGGTGGCCACCGCGATCGTGCAGGGCGGGGTGGGCGACGCCGCCGCGTGGTCGCAGACCCTCACCGTGGCGGCCCCGTTGCTGCTGGTCGCCGTCGGGGCCTGCGTGGCCAGCCGCGCCGGGGTGTTCAACATCGGCCAGGAGGGCCAGGTCCTGCTCGGCGCGATGGGCGGCACGTTCATCGCGCTGAAGATGGCCGGCCCGTCCACGGCGGTCATCGTGGTCAGCCTGCTTGCCGGAGCCCTGCTGGGCGGGGTGCTGGCCGGCATCAGCTCGCTGCTCTTCCGCATCCGCCGGGTGAACATCGTGGTCTCCACCCTGCTGCTGTCCTTCGTGGCCATCCAGGTGGTCAGCTACGCGGTGAGCACCCCGTGGCTGCTGCAGGAGCCACGCAAGTCGGCCTCGGGCACCGCGGCCTCGCAGTCGGCGCTCATCCCGGCCGACGTCCGGCTGCCCACCATCGGCGAGTACCCGGGGCTGGCGCTGAGCGCGGGGCTCATCCTGGCGGTGCTGGCCGCGTGCCTGGCCTGGACCGTGCTCTCCCGCACCGCCTGGGGCTTCCGGATTCAGATGCTCGGGCTCAACCCGCTCACCGCCGCCCACGCCGGGGTGCGGGTGGCGCTGGTCAGCGCCGCGGCCCTGGCGTTCTCCGGCGCGATGGCCGGGGTGGCCGGCGCCGTCATCGTGGAGGGCTCCGCCTTCCGGCTGCAGCCGGCGGTGTCCAACAACTTCGGCTGGGACGGCCTGCTGGTCGCCCTCATCGCCCGCAACCGGCCGCTGGTGGCCATCCCGGTGGCCATCGCCTTCGGCGCGCTGCGCACCGGGTCCAACTTCCTGGCCTCCACCGGGGTGCCCATCTACCTCGTCAACGTCGTCCAGTCCCTGCTGGTGCTGGCATTCGTCATCGCCCCGGCGATCAGCCTCGTGCTGGCCCGCCGGCGCCTGAACCGGGGGACCGCCGCATGA
- a CDS encoding acetamidase/formamidase family protein, whose amino-acid sequence MLTIASGETVTVDTLSHEGLMEDQGRDPLTYFDSHGVAADDVLTDLAELAASDVVHTRGPDGPHVVTGPIHVEGARPGDVLKIEYLQLDPRVPYGVVSSRHGLGCLAGERPVDDETGEPVNLLSQFCTVDLAAHTATMRWDSGSGITFPLHPFMGLSGVTAATEEALNTIPPGRHGGNLDVRDLGSGSTMYLPVQVPGAGYYLGDPHFAQGNGEVSLTALEASLRTTVRLTVLTPDAAFASVGALDGPVGETPTHWVAIGLDRDLDEAMRKCVREAIRVLAEVAEVPPSVAYLYLSAAGNFVVSQVVDDVKGVHCLISKKDFPAWA is encoded by the coding sequence GTGCTGACCATCGCCTCCGGCGAGACCGTCACCGTCGACACCCTCTCCCACGAGGGGCTGATGGAGGACCAGGGCCGCGACCCGCTGACCTACTTCGACAGCCACGGCGTGGCCGCCGACGACGTGCTCACCGACCTGGCGGAGCTGGCCGCCTCCGACGTGGTGCACACCCGCGGCCCGGACGGCCCGCACGTGGTCACCGGGCCCATCCACGTGGAGGGCGCGCGCCCCGGTGACGTGCTCAAGATCGAGTACCTGCAGCTGGACCCGCGGGTGCCCTACGGCGTGGTCTCCAGCCGGCACGGGCTGGGCTGCCTGGCCGGCGAGCGCCCCGTCGACGACGAGACCGGCGAGCCGGTGAACCTGCTCAGCCAGTTCTGCACCGTGGACCTGGCCGCGCACACCGCGACCATGCGCTGGGACTCCGGCAGCGGCATCACCTTCCCGCTGCACCCCTTCATGGGCCTGTCCGGGGTCACCGCGGCCACCGAGGAGGCGCTCAACACCATCCCGCCGGGCCGCCACGGCGGCAACCTCGACGTCCGCGACCTGGGCAGTGGCTCCACCATGTACCTGCCGGTGCAGGTGCCGGGGGCGGGCTACTACCTGGGCGACCCACACTTCGCCCAGGGCAACGGCGAGGTGTCGCTGACCGCGCTGGAGGCCTCGCTGCGCACCACCGTGCGCCTCACCGTGCTCACCCCGGACGCGGCCTTCGCCTCGGTGGGCGCGCTGGACGGCCCCGTCGGCGAGACCCCCACCCACTGGGTGGCCATCGGGCTCGACCGCGACCTGGACGAGGCGATGCGCAAGTGCGTGCGCGAGGCCATCCGGGTGCTGGCCGAGGTGGCGGAGGTGCCGCCGTCGGTGGCCTACCTCTACCTCAGCGCGGCCGGCAACTTCGTGGTGAGCCAGGTGGTGGACGACGTCAAGGGCGTGCACTGCCTGATCAGCAAGAAGGACTTCCCCGCCTGGGCCTGA
- a CDS encoding aldehyde dehydrogenase family protein, with translation MLSLPESQLLINGDWIPATDGGTLAVTDPATGEVITTVGAAGPADVDRAVRGAAEAARAWARTSPAERGTVLRAWAGLIAVASEELAALEARDVGKPLSDARRNVWIAHDMLVYFAGMADKVTGATLPSRLEESFGFTLAEPHGVCALITAWNVPALLMMAEAAPALAAGNTLVVKPSEVAPLVVLRLAALGVEAGLPPGTISVLTGLGTDAGQPLVSHPLVNHVSFVGSTTTGKAIMRGAAERLVPVKLELGGKSPNVVFADADLDAALPLIAASITENSGQNCNAGSRLLVHRSIAADVTERLAAIMAATRIGHWDDDLDMGPLASEAQRQKVEHHVQLARGAGARIVTGGSRPEGERFAHGYFVTPTLIDQVDPTMAVSREEIFGPVLTVQEFGDTDEAVKLVDDTDFGLQVGIWTRDVSRALRVVREVRSGQVSVNEPSNVGVIGLPFNVTKASGFNSGGGYTAMREYTAEKAVSMRLGAW, from the coding sequence ATGTTGTCGCTGCCCGAATCCCAGCTGCTGATCAACGGGGACTGGATCCCCGCCACCGACGGGGGCACTCTCGCCGTCACCGACCCAGCCACCGGCGAGGTGATCACCACGGTGGGTGCGGCCGGTCCCGCCGACGTGGACCGGGCCGTGCGCGGGGCGGCCGAGGCGGCCCGGGCCTGGGCCCGCACCTCGCCCGCCGAGCGCGGGACGGTGCTGCGCGCGTGGGCCGGGCTCATCGCCGTGGCCAGCGAGGAGCTGGCGGCGCTGGAGGCCCGCGACGTGGGCAAGCCGCTCAGCGACGCCCGCCGCAACGTGTGGATCGCCCACGACATGCTGGTGTACTTCGCCGGGATGGCCGACAAGGTCACCGGGGCCACGCTGCCCTCGCGGCTGGAGGAGAGCTTCGGCTTCACCCTGGCCGAGCCGCACGGGGTGTGCGCGCTCATCACGGCCTGGAACGTGCCGGCGCTGCTGATGATGGCCGAGGCCGCCCCCGCGCTGGCCGCCGGCAACACCCTGGTGGTCAAGCCGTCGGAGGTGGCCCCGCTGGTGGTGCTGCGGCTGGCCGCCCTCGGGGTGGAGGCCGGCCTGCCGCCGGGGACGATCAGCGTCCTCACCGGCCTCGGGACCGACGCCGGACAGCCGCTGGTGAGCCACCCGCTGGTCAACCACGTCAGCTTCGTCGGGTCCACCACCACCGGCAAGGCCATCATGCGTGGCGCCGCCGAGCGGCTGGTGCCGGTGAAGCTGGAGCTGGGCGGCAAGTCGCCCAACGTGGTGTTCGCCGACGCGGACCTGGACGCCGCGCTGCCGCTGATCGCGGCGTCGATCACGGAGAACTCCGGGCAGAACTGCAACGCCGGCTCGCGGCTGCTGGTGCACCGCAGCATCGCCGCCGACGTCACCGAGCGGCTGGCGGCGATCATGGCGGCCACCCGCATCGGGCACTGGGACGACGACCTGGACATGGGTCCGCTGGCCAGCGAGGCGCAGCGGCAGAAGGTGGAGCACCACGTGCAGCTGGCCCGCGGTGCCGGCGCACGCATCGTCACCGGTGGGAGCCGGCCCGAGGGGGAGCGCTTCGCCCACGGCTACTTCGTCACCCCCACGCTCATCGACCAGGTGGACCCGACCATGGCCGTCAGCCGCGAGGAGATCTTCGGCCCGGTGCTCACCGTGCAGGAGTTCGGCGACACCGACGAGGCGGTGAAGCTGGTGGACGACACCGACTTCGGCCTGCAGGTGGGCATCTGGACCCGGGACGTCTCGCGGGCGCTACGGGTGGTGCGCGAGGTGCGCAGCGGTCAGGTGTCGGTCAACGAGCCGTCCAACGTGGGCGTCATCGGCCTGCCCTTCAACGTCACCAAGGCCAGCGGCTTCAACAGCGGCGGTGGCTACACGGCGATGCGCGAGTACACCGCGGAGAAGGCGGTGAGCATGCGCCTCGGCGCGTGGTGA
- a CDS encoding VOC family protein, translating into MTEPVQTRPLGPASVEYVRLAVPDMTATIEFLSYHVGLALEEHDESHAYLRVGTEHHSVELLHEPSLSAFRYDGVGYSVDDDTVLADLEQRVRAAGHEVLPLTQGMKGLCQAGFAVRDPNGTLVELFTDFIEYAETPWPDLRPQTLVHPFIITDRYDETLAFYLDVLGFQASDYVEDFTAFLRCEDRYHHSLAVRRSDRFALEHLCFIMGDMDGVMRRRARAQYRNVKILGDVVNHSASTSIAFYLYDDQHGPRYELCDGHRIFTPAEHETHRPRRLKRDPRNIDVWRAEADDRTWAH; encoded by the coding sequence GTGACCGAGCCGGTGCAAACCCGCCCCCTGGGCCCCGCCAGCGTGGAGTACGTCCGCCTGGCCGTGCCGGACATGACCGCGACGATCGAGTTCCTCTCGTACCACGTCGGTCTGGCCCTGGAGGAGCACGACGAGAGCCACGCCTACCTGCGGGTGGGCACCGAGCACCACAGCGTGGAGCTGCTGCACGAGCCGAGCCTGTCGGCCTTCCGCTACGACGGCGTGGGCTACAGCGTGGACGACGACACCGTGCTGGCCGACCTGGAGCAGCGGGTGCGCGCCGCCGGCCACGAGGTGCTGCCGCTGACGCAGGGGATGAAGGGGCTGTGCCAGGCGGGCTTCGCCGTGCGCGACCCCAACGGCACGCTGGTGGAGCTGTTCACCGACTTCATCGAGTACGCCGAGACGCCGTGGCCGGACCTGCGCCCGCAGACGCTGGTGCACCCGTTCATCATCACCGACCGCTACGACGAGACCCTGGCGTTCTACCTCGACGTGCTGGGCTTCCAGGCCTCGGACTACGTGGAGGACTTCACCGCGTTCCTGCGCTGCGAGGACCGCTACCACCACAGCCTGGCCGTGCGCCGCAGCGACCGCTTCGCCCTGGAGCACCTGTGCTTCATCATGGGCGACATGGACGGCGTGATGCGCCGCCGCGCGCGGGCGCAGTACCGCAACGTCAAGATCCTCGGCGACGTGGTGAACCACTCCGCGTCCACCTCCATCGCCTTCTACCTCTACGACGACCAGCACGGCCCGCGCTACGAGCTGTGCGACGGCCACCGGATCTTCACGCCGGCCGAGCACGAGACGCACCGGCCGCGCCGTCTCAAGCGCGACCCGCGCAACATCGACGTCTGGCGGGCCGAGGCCGACGACCGGACGTGGGCGCACTGA
- a CDS encoding ABC transporter permease, which translates to MSIVDSSEVILSSAVRLTAPLAFAACGEYLAERAGTQNISVESMMLSGAFTSIAVASQTGSALVGLVAGAVIGLLVGMLHGHLAHRLEVNTFVVGLVLNTLALGLTSYLISIADFTNHQVDLLTIPGLSEIPVLGPVLFSQRWPMYLLLGLVPLTWWLVERSRWGLELRAVGDNPQACDATGIDVNRRRRQALLWCGLLSGLGGAYLAVGEVGSFNANMTGGRGFLVLAAVIFGCWRLKGTLVGCAVFGFADALRLALPALGLQLNSQVLIAAPYLLALVAMVAMTKSGREPRYLGRPFARGLT; encoded by the coding sequence ATGAGCATCGTGGACAGCTCCGAGGTCATCCTCTCCAGCGCGGTGCGCCTGACCGCGCCGCTGGCCTTCGCCGCCTGCGGGGAGTACCTGGCCGAGCGGGCCGGCACCCAGAACATCTCGGTGGAGTCGATGATGCTCTCCGGGGCGTTCACCTCCATCGCGGTGGCCAGCCAGACCGGCAGCGCCCTGGTGGGCCTGGTGGCAGGTGCCGTCATCGGGCTGCTGGTGGGGATGCTGCACGGCCACCTCGCGCACCGGCTGGAGGTCAACACCTTCGTCGTCGGCCTGGTGCTCAACACCTTGGCCCTCGGGCTGACCAGCTACCTCATCTCCATCGCCGACTTCACCAACCACCAGGTGGACCTGCTCACCATCCCCGGGCTCAGCGAGATCCCGGTGCTGGGGCCGGTGCTGTTCTCCCAGCGCTGGCCGATGTACCTGCTGCTGGGCCTCGTCCCGCTCACCTGGTGGCTGGTGGAGCGCAGCCGCTGGGGCCTGGAGCTGCGGGCGGTGGGCGACAACCCGCAGGCCTGCGACGCCACCGGCATCGACGTCAACCGCCGCCGCCGGCAGGCCCTGCTGTGGTGCGGGCTGCTGTCCGGCCTCGGCGGTGCCTACCTGGCCGTCGGCGAGGTCGGCTCGTTCAACGCCAACATGACCGGCGGCCGCGGCTTCCTGGTGCTGGCCGCGGTGATCTTCGGCTGCTGGCGCCTCAAGGGCACCCTGGTCGGCTGCGCGGTGTTCGGCTTCGCCGACGCCCTGCGGCTGGCGCTGCCCGCCCTGGGCCTGCAGCTGAACTCCCAGGTGCTCATCGCCGCGCCGTACCTGCTGGCGCTGGTGGCCATGGTGGCCATGACCAAGTCCGGCCGCGAGCCGCGCTACCTGGGCCGGCCCTTCGCCCGCGGACTCACCTAG